The genome window TCGAGTGCGGTGCTTTCGACCACTCAGCCACCTCTCCGCAGAGGGTCCGCTTTGGCGGAAATTTGCTGCCGCGCGACGATCGGCGGCGGTCGGTGGCGCGCCTCTAGCAGCGCCTCCTGCACTTGCCTAGCCCGGCCGCACGGCCATATTGGGCACGATGAGCAACGACCAGATTTTCTACCCGGCGGCCCGCTTCGCGATCGGCGAAGTCGTGCGCCACCGCATGCTCGATTTCCGCGGCGTGGTGTTCGACGTCGATCCGGAGTTCGCCAACAGCGAGGAATGGTACGAGGCGATCCCTGAGGAAATCCGCCCGGCCAAGGAACAGCCCTTCTACCATCTGCTCGCCGAGAACAGCGAGTCGAGCTACATCGCTTACGTCAGTCAGCAGAATCTGCTTCCCGACGA of Sphingomonas mesophila contains these proteins:
- the hspQ gene encoding heat shock protein HspQ; this translates as MSNDQIFYPAARFAIGEVVRHRMLDFRGVVFDVDPEFANSEEWYEAIPEEIRPAKEQPFYHLLAENSESSYIAYVSQQNLLPDEENGEVDHPAIDGLFDGFAKGRYRLRPQHRH